The Christiangramia flava JLT2011 region AAAGTGGCCAACGAACCAACTTTCAAAGAACTGGCCTCGAAGGTGCATGACCTGATCAAGGGCTGTGACCTGGGCGGGTATAATTCGAACCGTTTTGATATTCCGCTGTTGGTCGAAGAATTGCTTCGTGCCGGGATCGATTTTGAAATGAAAAATGTGGTCGCCGTTGATGTACAAACCATTTTTCATAAGAAAGAACAGCGCACGCTCTCTGCAGCTTACCAGTTTTACTGCGGAAGGGATCTCGAAGATGCACACAGGGCCTCGGCAGATACCGAGGCGACCTATGAGGTACTCAAGTCGCAATTAGACAAATATGATGATCTTCAGAATGATATGAAGTGGCTGGCAGATTTTAGCGCGCGTAAGCGTTTCGCTGATTTTGCCGGATTTATTCACTACGACAAGAAAGGAAAAGAAGTATTTGGTTTTGGAAAATATAAAGGTAAGAACGTGGAGCAGGTGCTTGAGGAAGAACCGGGTTACTTTGGCTGGATCCAAAATGCCGATTTCCCGCTTTACACCAAAAAAGTATTAACAGCCATCAAACTGCGGAAACTGAACAATAAACTTTCCTGAATTTGAGAATTTTTATCCTGCTTCTTCTGCTCTCAGTTAGTGCGGTTGCGCAAACAAGCCTCATCAAGGGGCGGGTGCTGAGCATGGATACGAAAAAGCCGCTCCCGTATGTGAACATGGTGCTCACTTCCAGATCGCTGGGGGCATCAGCCAATAAAGACGGATTTTACGCGCTCCAGGTGCCAGACAGTATCATGAATGAAAAGATCAGGCTCACTTACCTGGGTTTTCAGTCAAAGGAGGTAACATTGAACTCCTTGGCGAAAGGTCTGGTGTACCTGTCGCCAAAAACGGAAGAATTGAGCGAGGTTTTTGTGGGGAAGATACAACGCAATACACGTTACACCCAGAAACCCGACTGGAGCTTGCAAACGATTGGAATTGGCAATCTGAACGGAGGTTTGTACCCGTCGGTGCTGGCGAGGAAGATCGAAAAACCGGAAAAATTCCAGGACATTTGTTTTCTCGAAGAATTGACCATCTATTTTTATCAAACTTCAGATCAAAAAGGAATTGCTCCCAAATTCAGATTGCATTTTTATAAAGTAGCTAAAAACGGGCAACCCGGTGACGAAATTCCCGGTGGAAAACTGCTTACCAAAGCTTCGGGAAAATCCAGGATGAGACTGGACCTGCTGAAAGAAAAGATCCGTATTCCCAAGGAAGGGATATTTATTGGTCTCGAGCACCTGTTTATCAAGGAAAACCAGTTTTCCGAGGTCAAAGACTATATCATTAATGACAGTCTGGTCGCAACCAACTATAAAACCACCAAATATGCACCCATTTACCTGGGATCGCTGCAGCCAAGATTTTACGACAATGCAATTTATTACTACGGGCCCGGCGGTTGGGTGCGAATAGAGAACTGGGACCTGAGCGCTAAATTCTTCGGAAATAAAATACCTTCCCCTGTGTTTAAACTTAAATTTACCGACTGATGAAAATTATTTGTGTAGGCCGAAATTACACCGAGCATATTGCGGAGCTGGCCAATGAAAAGCCGGATGAACCAGTTTTGTTCATGAAGCCCGATACCTCGGTTTTACTGAAAAAACAACCTTTTTTTATCCCAGATTTCTCTACTGATGTGCATTATGAAGTAGAGGTTCTGGTCAGGATCAACAAAATTGGGAAACACATTCAGCCGAAATTCGCCCATAAATATTATGAGGAGATCGGGCTGGGTATTGACTTTACGGCGCGTGATCTTCAGCAAAAACTGAAGGAAAAAGGGCTTCCGTGGGAAAAAGCCAAAGGCTTTGACGGAGCCGCGGTAATTGGTTCCAAGTGGATCAATAAAGCCAAATTAGGTGATGTGGACCATCTGGATTTTAGGCTTGAGAAAAATGAGGAGGTGGTGCAAAAATCAAATACCTCTCATATGTTGTGGAAAATTGACGAATTAATTGCCTATCTTTCCACGTATTTCACCCTGAAAATCGGGGATGTCATTTTCACCGGAACGCCTGCTGGCGTTGGCCCGGTGGCAGCCGAAGATCAGTTAACCGGATTTTTGCAGGACAAGAAAATGTTTTCAATAAAAATAAAATAGAATACATGAGTAGCTATAATCTTGACGAAGTGAAAGAAATGGCAGGCGGCGATGACGATTTCATGGTCGTGGTAGTGCAAACCTTTCTCGAAGAGATTCCGCCGGATGTTGCGGCTATGAATGATGCCATAGAAAATGATAATCCGTCGCTGGCGTACCAGTATGCCCATAAAATGAAGCCCAATCTTCAATTATTTGGCCTGAATCTTATGGAGCAGATCAAGATTATCGAAGCCTGGTCCAAACACGGGCAGCGCAAGGATGAGGTGCCGGAAGCTTCTGCAGCGATCACCAAGAAAGTAGATGTGGCGATCATTGCGCTTAAACGAGATTTTGAGCTGGAATGACCGCGGAAATCATTACGATTGGGGATGAGATCCTGATCGGGCAGATTATTGACTCCAATTCGGCTTATATTTCGAAGGAGCTGAATAAGATTGGTATTTCGGTTTACCAGATTACCTCCATACAGGACGAGCGCCAGCATATTCTCACCGCTTTAAAAGAAGCTGCGGAAAGAGTTGATGTGATCCTGGTGACCGGTGGACTCGGTCCTACCAAAGACGATATTACCAAAAAATGCCTGCTGGAATTTTTTGATGATCAGCTCGTAAGAAATGAGCAGGTACTTCGGCATATCGAGAATTTGTTCGAAAAATATATTGAAACTCCGATCTCAGACCTTAATCGGGACCAGGCTCTGGTTCCTTCCCAAGCCACTGTGCTTCATAACGAATATGGTACCGCTCCCGGAATGTGGTTTGAAAAGGATCGGAAGGTCTTTATTTCCATGCCCGGGGTGCCATATGAAATGAAAGCGCTGATGGCGCGGGAAATCATCCCGCGGCTTACAGAAACTTTTTCTCGGCCGGTGATTCTTCACAAGACAGTAATGACCTACGGCCTTGGGGAAAGCGCCATTGCCGAGAAGATCGAAGATTGGGAGAATGGCCTGCCGGAATTCATCAAATTAGCTTATTTGCCTAATCTTGGGCGTGTACGGCTTAGATTGAGTGCCAAGGGAAAAGATCGAGAGGTGCTCGAAAAAGCTATTGAGCAGGAGGTGCAAAAACTGCATGGCATCATTGGCGATATCATCTATGGTTACGAAGAAGAAAACGCCCTGGAAGAGACTATCGGGAGAGTTTTGAAAGAAAATCGCTGGACGCTGGCTACGGCAGAAAGTTGTAGCGGTGGTCGCCTTGCCTCTTTATTTACGGAACATCCCGGTGCTTCGGAATATTTTATGGGAAGCCTGGTTTGTTATGCCACCCGTTCCAAGGTGGAAATTTTAGGGGTAGAGCAGGAGCTGGTCGATCAATTTTCAGTGGTAAGTGGGGAAGTGGCCGAAGCCATGGCACAAAAGGCACGTGAAAAAATGCATGCTGATTTTGCTATTTCCACTACCGGAAATGCCGGACCTTCGAAAGGGGATAGCGATGCGGATGTGGGAACAGTTTTTATCGGAATCGCCACACCTTCAGGAACTTATTCTGAGAAATTCAATTTCGGGAATCATCGGGAAAAAGTGGTGGGCAAAACCGTTAATAAGTCGATGGAATTAATCCTGAAGGCTATTCTGCACGAAAAAGAAAGTCAGTAGAAAACTTTTAATTTTGGGAACTCCTGTGAGCGCTGTAAATTTGCCGTCTTCCGAAGAAAAAACGAAGCTCAAATTTTTTTTCGATAATTTGTTGTCTGTTAGGATAAAAAATCGTTAATTTGCAGCCTGTTTTGAAATAACGAGAAAAGTATAGAAGCAATGTCAAGAGTTTGTGAACTTACCGGGAAAAAAGCTATGGTTGGGAACAATGTTTCTCACGCGATGAACAAGACGAAGCGTAAATTTAACGCGAATCTTGTAAAGAAGCGTTTTTATATTCCTGAAGAAGACAGATGGGTAACTTTAAAAGTATCTACATCTGCATTAAAAGATATCAACAAGAAAGGAATCTCTGCCGTGATTAAAGAGGCAAGAGCTAAAGGATTTCTTAAGAAATAATCCGATAAAAAACATTCAAAATGGCAAAGAAAGGTAACAGAGTTCAGGTAATCCTTGAATGTACAGAACATAAAGCATCTGGGCAGCCAGGTACTTCAAGATACATTACAACAAAGAATAAAAAGAATACACCGGATAGACTGGAGTTGAAGAAATTCAACCCTGTTCTAAAGAAAATGACGGTTCATAAAGAAATTAAATAATTTGAGTCATGGCAAAGAAATCAGTAGCATCTATTCAAACAGGATCTAAGAGATTAACCAAAGCAATCAAAATGGTTAAATCTGAAAAGACCGGTGCCTATACTTTCGTAGAAGCGATCATGGCTCCGGAGGACGTAAACGACTTCCTTAACAAGAAATAATCATTCCGGAAGCGGAACAAACTTACTTTTAGAGCCGTTCAGATTTTCTTCTGGACGGCTTTTTGTTTTTATGTATATTTATGCCACAATCAGAAGGTTTACAGCCTTCTTTGTTGTTTAACACCTGCCGAAAAAACATGAGTTTATTTAAAAAGATATTTTCAAAAGAAAAAAAAGAGAACCTCGATAAAGGCCTCGAAAAATCGAAGAGCAGCTTCTTTGATAAAATGAGCAAGGCGGTCGCCGGTAAGTCTAAAGTTGATGAGGAAGTACTGGATGACCTGGAAGACGTGCTGATTAGCAGCGATGTGGGCGTGGCTACAACTATTAAGATCATCAATAGAATTGAAGAGCGAGTAGCACGCGACAAATACCTGGGCACCGATGAGCTGAACCAGATCCTTCGTGAAGAGATCGCCGCATTGCTTTCTGAAACCAACACCGGGGAGTATTCCGAATTAACGATTCCAAAAGATAAACGCCCTTATGTGATCATGGTGGTGGGAGTAAATGGCGTAGGAAAGACCACTACCATTGGGAAGCTGGCTCATCAGTTCAAAAATCAGGGTAAAAAAGTGGTGCTTGGCGCTGCAGATACTTTCCGGGCTGCCGCGATAGATCAATTGCAGATCTGGGCAGATCGCTGTGATGTGCCCATTATTAAGCAGAAAATGGGTAGCGACCCGGCTTCCGTAGCTTTTGATACCATTCAACAT contains the following coding sequences:
- a CDS encoding Hpt domain-containing protein — protein: MSSYNLDEVKEMAGGDDDFMVVVVQTFLEEIPPDVAAMNDAIENDNPSLAYQYAHKMKPNLQLFGLNLMEQIKIIEAWSKHGQRKDEVPEASAAITKKVDVAIIALKRDFELE
- a CDS encoding carboxypeptidase-like regulatory domain-containing protein; this encodes MRIFILLLLLSVSAVAQTSLIKGRVLSMDTKKPLPYVNMVLTSRSLGASANKDGFYALQVPDSIMNEKIRLTYLGFQSKEVTLNSLAKGLVYLSPKTEELSEVFVGKIQRNTRYTQKPDWSLQTIGIGNLNGGLYPSVLARKIEKPEKFQDICFLEELTIYFYQTSDQKGIAPKFRLHFYKVAKNGQPGDEIPGGKLLTKASGKSRMRLDLLKEKIRIPKEGIFIGLEHLFIKENQFSEVKDYIINDSLVATNYKTTKYAPIYLGSLQPRFYDNAIYYYGPGGWVRIENWDLSAKFFGNKIPSPVFKLKFTD
- a CDS encoding fumarylacetoacetate hydrolase family protein, yielding MKIICVGRNYTEHIAELANEKPDEPVLFMKPDTSVLLKKQPFFIPDFSTDVHYEVEVLVRINKIGKHIQPKFAHKYYEEIGLGIDFTARDLQQKLKEKGLPWEKAKGFDGAAVIGSKWINKAKLGDVDHLDFRLEKNEEVVQKSNTSHMLWKIDELIAYLSTYFTLKIGDVIFTGTPAGVGPVAAEDQLTGFLQDKKMFSIKIK
- the ftsY gene encoding signal recognition particle-docking protein FtsY; its protein translation is MSLFKKIFSKEKKENLDKGLEKSKSSFFDKMSKAVAGKSKVDEEVLDDLEDVLISSDVGVATTIKIINRIEERVARDKYLGTDELNQILREEIAALLSETNTGEYSELTIPKDKRPYVIMVVGVNGVGKTTTIGKLAHQFKNQGKKVVLGAADTFRAAAIDQLQIWADRCDVPIIKQKMGSDPASVAFDTIQHAVKMDADVVLIDTAGRLHNKVNLMKELSKVKRVMQKTVAEAPHEVLLVLDGSTGQNAFEQAKQFTAATEVTSLAVTKLDGTAKGGVVIGISDQFQIPVKYIGVGEGINDLQVFNKFEFVDSFFK
- the rpmG gene encoding 50S ribosomal protein L33 — encoded protein: MAKKGNRVQVILECTEHKASGQPGTSRYITTKNKKNTPDRLELKKFNPVLKKMTVHKEIK
- a CDS encoding 3'-5' exonuclease, with amino-acid sequence MELQLTKPICFFDLETTGTNITNDRIVEIAILKVFPNGNKESHTWLVNPERPIPAEVVAIHGISDEKVANEPTFKELASKVHDLIKGCDLGGYNSNRFDIPLLVEELLRAGIDFEMKNVVAVDVQTIFHKKEQRTLSAAYQFYCGRDLEDAHRASADTEATYEVLKSQLDKYDDLQNDMKWLADFSARKRFADFAGFIHYDKKGKEVFGFGKYKGKNVEQVLEEEPGYFGWIQNADFPLYTKKVLTAIKLRKLNNKLS
- a CDS encoding DUF4295 domain-containing protein, whose protein sequence is MAKKSVASIQTGSKRLTKAIKMVKSEKTGAYTFVEAIMAPEDVNDFLNKK
- a CDS encoding competence/damage-inducible protein A — protein: MTAEIITIGDEILIGQIIDSNSAYISKELNKIGISVYQITSIQDERQHILTALKEAAERVDVILVTGGLGPTKDDITKKCLLEFFDDQLVRNEQVLRHIENLFEKYIETPISDLNRDQALVPSQATVLHNEYGTAPGMWFEKDRKVFISMPGVPYEMKALMAREIIPRLTETFSRPVILHKTVMTYGLGESAIAEKIEDWENGLPEFIKLAYLPNLGRVRLRLSAKGKDREVLEKAIEQEVQKLHGIIGDIIYGYEEENALEETIGRVLKENRWTLATAESCSGGRLASLFTEHPGASEYFMGSLVCYATRSKVEILGVEQELVDQFSVVSGEVAEAMAQKAREKMHADFAISTTGNAGPSKGDSDADVGTVFIGIATPSGTYSEKFNFGNHREKVVGKTVNKSMELILKAILHEKESQ
- the rpmB gene encoding 50S ribosomal protein L28, producing MSRVCELTGKKAMVGNNVSHAMNKTKRKFNANLVKKRFYIPEEDRWVTLKVSTSALKDINKKGISAVIKEARAKGFLKK